In Oncorhynchus mykiss isolate Arlee chromosome 19, USDA_OmykA_1.1, whole genome shotgun sequence, the sequence CCCTTCTTCCTCTGCTTGGTGCACACCTCGCCCTGCCGCAGCACCGGTTTGCAGATCTTGGTCCAGAAGTGGCGAGCGCAGCAGTAGCCCACGGAGCAGTCCGACGAGCGCAGGCACGGGTCGCCCTCGTGTCCTGgtcaagggagggagagaaaggagtcttAACATGGGCTAGTATGAGGGAAGATGTAGGGTGCACATGCAAAACACAGACCTTTTCTTACTTTTCAGCATGTTTTGATATACTCTGACCCTGGTCTGCGGGGAAGACCCTCGGACTCAGCAGCCAACTATATATCAAGGTCGAATTAGAGcccagggggcccccattgatgcGTGGAGCAACTACGGCCCCTCATGAtgatttcagatttttttgtggcccccaccaccatcaaagttgcccatccctgttctagggtaaaaaaaacattgaatctATGTGTGGTTTGGAGCAGAGTTTTCCAAaccccagcactacacagctgtGATGTGCTGGGGCAAAACCCAAAACGTGCACCAAGAGGTGGTGGCAGAACcaggtttgggaaaccctggtttAGAGCATGGACAATTCATGGCCATTCATCAATATGTAGAGAGTTATCATGCTCTTACATGTGAAATGTACACTGCACTCTACAGGGAAAATCCCCCAACTACTAAACCACAGGAAATGCCCATTATCTTTGTTTTGACTTCCATAGGAAAGAGCTCAAACATACCTCTGGCTTTCTTTTCATCTCAATTCAAACTACATTACAGGGTTAGTATATTAGTGGACTGGAAATGTCCTTAGATTTATCAACTAAATTAACCTATTTCGGGTAGAACTTGATGTTCTTGGCAGGAGGTTTATTTTACAGGTTTATATAGTCTTTCAAAGGATGTAATTAGTACGACAAATATTTATGATCCATGTTATTTAGTCATGCAAGTTTTCTGTGAAACAACCCAGATTCCCCTGTGCCAGAGGGGCTTTTTCGACACAAACCAGCCGTCCTGTAACTCTGGCAAAACCTCAGTTTCTTGTAAGGGGTTTGTTTCGAAATGAAGTTCCAATCAACAACATGAAGTTCCCATTCAGTGCTCTGCCTGAATGGAATGTTTAATATGTTGTGTTGATCTCTCGACTCTCCCTCCAAAGTCACTGCAATTGAGTTGTAGAGGCGAAGCAAGACGAGAGTCCGACGCAGAATTTTTGCATTGCGGCTATTCATTTCTCCAGAGGGCATTTATTGCACTGCCATTAAGGTGTCTCATTAGAGGTATAACTTTATTAACAACAACACTGCTTATACGAAGGCCTGCTTATACGTAGGCCTATTCACTTGTTGAGTCAGGATAAAACGAATGCCAAAAGGGGACTCAATAATAACTCCAGTTATTAATACCACTACGAACCTCGCCAACTCTACATTCTGTGGTTTCACAAATGTATATGAGACAGCGTGGTGCTGTCAGCGAGAGTGTTTGTATGCCTGGTTTATGTAGGTGTCGTGGGGAACAGCAAGGGGCCACTGTGGTTTGGTTTCTCTCAGCCAGGCCCCCATGCTGAGCCGTGGTCTCTGAGGTTCGCAGCTGATATACGAGCTAGCGGGTAATTATAGCGGTCGTTTGCGGACTGGCGTCTCTTTAACTTTGTGTGACTACAGACAAGTAACAGAGAACAGGGACAACAGAGATTCAGCGCCGTGGACCAGGATCAGCGAGAGATATTGCGATTGCGAAATCGGAAAAGGGAACAGAGATCATCCCTTCATATGACTGTATATCTTCTCCCAGGCCAGGCCGAGAGGCGGtcttcagacctgggttcaactgGTATCGAAGATCTTTCAAATACTATAGCTGTGCTTGACTAAGCTTGCctggtgcaatggaaccaatggagtAGTTTCAAAAGTACAAACCCCACCCATCTCTCCAGGCAATCTCAATCCAACACTCAACGCATTTTAAGcagatttcaaatactatttaaactCTGGTCTGTTTACAGCTGTTTAACAAGTAGATGAAATGGCTACCTTTAACAGAGTGTTTGGCCTGCGCTGCTTTCCCACTCTTCTTCCAGTCGACAGTGCTGTCCTTGGTGGAGAGCTTGTTGTGGTCGTCCAAGGCTGAGATGTGAGGTGAGAGGACGCTCTCCGAGATAGGGACACAGATATCTACATGGATACggccagtggagagagagaagttagAGGTGAGTTCACCACATAATAATGATTGATTGATATCATTACAGCCAGGGTTTGATAGATACAGTGTCATATATTCCGTCTTCTATATGAATTTCTGTTCAGGTTGGTCAACGACAGTTGTTTAACTTGTGTTATTAGGGATCACAGCTACCCAGTGACTAGCACATGTGGTTATTATTCATGTCTATTGCAGTTCATCTCTCAGAGGACacagagcggagagagagaggagcattcAGTGCTGACTTATGGGTAGAAAGCATGTGTTCAATATGGTTTAAATGTAATTGCTccgtcattttttatttaacctttatttaactaggcaagtcagttaagaacaaattcttatttataatgacggcctaggaacagtgggttaactgccttgttcaggggcagaatgacagatttttactttgtcagctccgggattcgatctagcagcctttcgggttactggcccgacgctctaaccactaggctacctgccgccccatttaaaTGTCCTCTGGACTAGACAGACGTCCCTCTCTGTAGCCTGACACCCATCCAGTCTGTCTGTTAGGAATGTTCTTGTGATATGACAGAGACGTAGTGTGCTGACAAGTGTTCACTTCACACCGACTTCAGACATGCTGACTTAAAAAGTAAGAGAGGTCCGTCAACACAACGTACAGTTGCTGCAGCGGTTGCTGGGGCAGCACATGGCGTCTCTATGGCAACGCTTCTTCCTCCGTCGGCAGGTGAGACAGCGGGAGGGTGCTTGCTGAGGGCTGTGGCAGTAGCTTCCTACAGTGCACTCCTTATCGCTGCTGCATGGGTACACCTGTAGATGTCGAAACAGAAACATTCAGAATCATGGATAATGATCACATGTATGTATCAATTAGTGTCTTGTTAGCCCATATGGGCTGGGAACTGAAAAATAATAAATCAACTCATAATATTGGGGTTTATTTGGGTGGCGACCCCGACGGGGACTCGAACCCTGGTCCCTGCATGTGACTGTTAGTCAAACATCTAAGCGGTCTGAAACCTCTGGACAAGGTCACTAGGTGTTGGACTAAGGTCACTAATAAGGTTACGTACAGTCATTAGTTAGGGAACAGTGACACTGCGGTTCAACTCAGGCTAACTAGCAACAAACCTGTCACCCATAACGTTGCCGGTTTTTAGAATTGCATCATaaaaaacataatgttttgtcggTAATGGTTACCAGACATGACGGAAAACGGTTTTGGTTCCACTTACAGTCATATAAACCCCACTCCTAGACTCCACTACTTCTCCTAACCGTCACTAATTTCCCCGTCTCCCATGGCATTTTTATGTGACGGCTTTAAAAAGTCCAACAGAAATTGCTCAAGACAGTAAGCAGATTAGCAGAGTGTGTTCTGTATGAATTCCTTCTGAAGAACCAGACCTTTTTCCAAAGGTGGAAAACAGTCcgtagacgagagagagagagagagagagagagagagagagagagagagagagagagagagagagagagagagagagagagagagagagagagagagagagagagagagagagagagagagagagagagagagagagagagagagagagagagagagagagagagagagagagagagagagagagagagagagagaagggggactgCTGCCTCTCGCTCAGCTTCTACGTGTCAGCCTACGGCCAGGAATATCTTCAGATACTCCAAACAATGGAGCCATTACTGTATCCCCACCCAAGAAAAACACAAGTCAAGGTTCACTCTATCTCAAGATGGCTTTTAGAAGCCTAAATAGTTGGATGAAGCAGTCATTGGATAATAGAACCACTTGGCTATGGAGTCCGTTTTGCGACCAACCGCTGTTCTAATTGGGTACCTGGGGATTTGAAAAGCAAGTATTCGGCATCCGTGGTTCTTTTCTTACTTTTCCATCTCATAATTCCCCAGATTGACTCTCTCAGATCACTGAGGGAACGTCTGAAATGGCACCTGGTCAGAAGTGGACTATTTAGgcaataggatgccatttcagacagTGCCTGAGACATAGGCCGTAGTCTGGTGAAGCTATGGCAACATGGTAACAATTCAATGTGATTTCCTTCCGTCCTCAGCCACCAACCGGGTCTGCAGAACGCATTGATTTAGGTGAGCCGAGATGACCGAGGTAGAACCGCAGTGTGTCCATAAACATAGCAACCATTTAACCACAGTCCACACGGCGGCCATAATGAAAGGGCCCGGCTCACTTTTTCCACAACAAGTGCATGCAGCAATACACACAACCACGGGATTGTTCTTTTATTTTTACACATTACGTACCGTCTGGTGTCCCCCAGCGTCGCACGAGTATGAGGGCAAACGAGTTCAAATGAAATAATATGATAGTCAGATGAACATGTCGAGTGAGAGGGGACACTGTACTGTACACAAGCAACTCCTCCTTGGACAAGGTCCAGAGTCGGTCGATGAGGCTGTTTCAGTCTTTTGCTGAGGTCTGGCCACTCCAATATCAGCCACCAGGCAACAGTCACCAGCCACCAGGCAACAGTCACCAGGCAACatgccaccagccaccagccactaGCCACCAGGCACCAGACACTAGC encodes:
- the LOC110497321 gene encoding dickkopf-related protein 2, which translates into the protein MLVLTRNRFWCVFVLLVAALRMGESQRAERSKPNSIKAALLGEPTPATNRSATLQPGITKKGNILAQVYPCSSDKECTVGSYCHSPQQAPSRCLTCRRRKKRCHRDAMCCPSNRCSNYICVPISESVLSPHISALDDHNKLSTKDSTVDWKKSGKAAQAKHSVKGHEGDPCLRSSDCSVGYCCARHFWTKICKPVLRQGEVCTKQRKKGSHGLEIFQRCDCAKGLSCKVWKDATSSSKSRLHMCQRI